From Aristaeella lactis, the proteins below share one genomic window:
- a CDS encoding phosphoglycerate kinase, whose translation MAKKTVDDIQVKGKRVLVRCDFNVPMKDGKITNDKRIVAALPTIKKLIADGGKVILCSHLGKPKNGPEEKFSLAPVAVRLSELLGQNVVFANDDNVVGENAKAAVAAMKDGDVVLLQNTRFRAEETKNGEAFSKDLASLADAYVDDAFGSCHRAHCSTAGVTAYTSPNVAGYLIGKELSIMGKALENADRPFVAVLGGAKIEDKLNVINNLLEKVDTLIIGGGMAFTFLKAKGYEVGKSLLDESKIDYCKDMMAKAAEKGVKLLLPIDTVCAAGFPDPIDGPVDVTVVDSDKIPADVEGLDIGPKTRELFADAVKTAKTVVWNGPMGVFENPTLAQGTLAVAQAMADSDAVTIIGGGDSAAAVEQMGLGAKMTHISTGGGASLEFLEGKTLPGVACLDEK comes from the coding sequence ATGGCAAAGAAAACAGTTGACGACATTCAGGTAAAAGGCAAGCGGGTTCTGGTTCGCTGCGACTTCAACGTCCCCATGAAGGACGGCAAGATCACGAACGACAAGCGCATTGTGGCTGCCCTGCCCACGATCAAAAAGCTGATCGCTGACGGCGGCAAGGTTATCCTGTGCTCCCACCTGGGCAAGCCGAAGAACGGTCCGGAAGAAAAGTTCTCCCTGGCTCCTGTTGCTGTCCGCCTGAGCGAACTGCTGGGCCAGAACGTTGTTTTCGCCAACGATGACAACGTGGTCGGCGAGAACGCCAAGGCCGCTGTTGCCGCTATGAAGGACGGCGATGTTGTGCTGCTGCAGAACACCCGCTTCCGCGCTGAAGAAACCAAGAACGGCGAAGCTTTCAGCAAGGATCTGGCGTCCCTGGCTGACGCTTATGTGGATGACGCGTTCGGCTCCTGCCACCGCGCTCACTGCTCCACCGCCGGTGTGACCGCTTACACCAGCCCCAACGTGGCCGGCTACCTGATCGGCAAGGAACTGTCCATCATGGGCAAGGCCCTGGAGAACGCTGACCGTCCCTTCGTGGCTGTGCTGGGCGGCGCTAAGATCGAAGACAAACTGAACGTGATCAACAACCTGCTGGAAAAGGTTGACACCCTGATCATCGGCGGCGGTATGGCTTTCACCTTCCTGAAGGCGAAGGGATACGAAGTCGGTAAGAGTCTGCTGGACGAGAGCAAGATCGACTACTGCAAGGACATGATGGCCAAGGCTGCCGAAAAGGGCGTGAAGCTGCTTCTGCCCATCGACACCGTGTGCGCTGCCGGCTTCCCGGATCCGATCGACGGACCTGTGGATGTGACTGTTGTTGATTCCGACAAGATTCCCGCTGACGTCGAAGGCCTGGATATCGGACCCAAGACCCGCGAACTGTTCGCCGATGCCGTGAAGACCGCCAAGACCGTGGTCTGGAACGGACCGATGGGCGTGTTCGAGAATCCCACCCTGGCTCAGGGCACCCTGGCTGTGGCTCAGGCGATGGCGGACAGCGACGCTGTGACCATCATCGGCGGCGGCGACAGCGCGGCTGCTGTTGAACAGATGGGCCTGGGCGCCAAGATGACCCACATCTCCACCGGCGGCGGCGCTTCCCTGGAGTTCCTGGAAGGCAAGACCCTGCCCGGCGTTGCGTGCCTGGACGAGAAGTAA
- the tpiA gene encoding triose-phosphate isomerase: MRKPIIAGNWKMNKTPEEAKALVTELKPLVKDANCDVVVCVPAVNFAAVKEAAKGSKIKLGAENVHWAKSGAYTGELSADMLKACGVEYVIIGHSERRQYFGETDKTVNQRVLAAVEAGLKVIMCVGENKEEREAGYTDALVEYQTLIGLNGLTKEQVAKVIIAYEPVWAIGTGLTATDEQANETIGVIRAAVARKYGKGTANKVRIQYGGSMNPKNVKGLMAQPEIDGGLIGGASLKAPDFSLVVNYDK, encoded by the coding sequence ATGCGTAAACCGATCATTGCCGGTAACTGGAAAATGAACAAGACGCCCGAAGAGGCGAAGGCCCTGGTGACCGAACTGAAGCCCCTGGTGAAGGATGCCAACTGCGACGTAGTCGTGTGCGTTCCCGCCGTGAACTTCGCGGCCGTGAAGGAAGCTGCCAAGGGCAGCAAGATCAAGCTGGGTGCTGAGAATGTGCACTGGGCGAAGAGCGGTGCCTACACCGGCGAGCTGAGCGCTGATATGCTGAAGGCCTGCGGCGTGGAATACGTCATCATCGGCCACAGCGAACGCCGTCAGTACTTCGGTGAAACCGACAAGACCGTGAACCAGCGCGTGCTGGCCGCTGTCGAAGCCGGCCTGAAGGTCATTATGTGCGTTGGCGAAAACAAGGAAGAGCGCGAAGCCGGCTACACCGACGCGCTGGTTGAATACCAGACCCTGATCGGCCTGAACGGCCTGACCAAGGAACAGGTTGCCAAGGTCATCATCGCTTACGAGCCCGTGTGGGCTATCGGTACCGGCCTGACCGCCACCGATGAGCAGGCGAATGAGACCATCGGCGTCATCCGTGCCGCCGTGGCCCGCAAGTATGGCAAGGGCACCGCGAACAAGGTCCGCATCCAGTACGGCGGCAGCATGAATCCCAAGAACGTTAAGGGACTCATGGCCCAGCCCGAAATCGACGGCGGCCTGATCGGCGGCGCAAGCCTGAAGGCTCCTGACTTCAGCCTGGTTGTGAATTACGACAAGTAA
- a CDS encoding sugar-binding transcriptional regulator codes for MDPGFITLMRKLAPDLIDEITRRALILERIAALQPVGRRQLAAKLNLPEREIRNTAAILKDLGYIDLDASGMSLSGKADEVLETSRAFSKAMSGLTETEKRLCELLPADRVLIAPGNADEDEQVLADVGRLCASKLRSILMSGNTLAVTGGRTIAAVARSLQSPTPLNVMVVPARGGLGRSVEIQANTLAEEIAGKLGGHYRLIHLPDTMDAAALQEMMKLPEVSEAMELLERADVILHGIGTASEMMKQRRLPHTTVSKLISEGAKGESFGAYYDLDGRCLMESTNVGVDLARLKPTCEMVAAAAGASKAEAIIAILRHTRHYLLVTDQGAAERMLRILTE; via the coding sequence ATGGATCCGGGTTTTATTACCCTGATGAGAAAACTGGCGCCCGACCTGATTGACGAGATCACAAGGCGGGCGCTGATCCTGGAAAGGATCGCGGCCCTGCAGCCGGTAGGGCGGCGGCAGCTGGCCGCAAAGCTGAACCTGCCGGAGCGGGAGATCCGCAATACAGCGGCGATCCTGAAAGACCTGGGATACATTGACCTGGACGCGTCCGGAATGTCGCTGAGCGGCAAGGCGGACGAAGTGCTGGAAACCTCCCGGGCATTCTCCAAGGCCATGAGCGGCCTGACGGAAACCGAGAAGCGGCTGTGCGAACTGCTCCCCGCGGACAGGGTGCTGATCGCTCCCGGAAACGCGGATGAGGATGAGCAGGTGCTGGCGGATGTCGGACGGCTGTGCGCGAGCAAGCTGCGGAGCATCCTGATGAGCGGCAACACGCTGGCGGTCACCGGCGGACGGACGATCGCGGCAGTGGCCCGGAGCCTGCAGAGCCCCACACCGCTGAATGTGATGGTGGTTCCCGCACGGGGCGGACTTGGCCGGTCGGTTGAGATCCAGGCCAACACGCTGGCGGAAGAGATCGCCGGAAAGCTGGGCGGCCATTACAGGCTGATCCACCTGCCGGATACGATGGATGCCGCAGCCTTGCAGGAAATGATGAAGCTGCCGGAAGTCAGCGAAGCCATGGAACTGCTGGAGCGGGCTGACGTGATCCTGCACGGGATCGGAACGGCCAGCGAGATGATGAAGCAGCGCAGGCTGCCCCACACGACAGTCAGCAAGCTGATCTCCGAGGGGGCAAAGGGCGAAAGCTTCGGAGCCTACTACGACCTGGACGGCCGGTGCCTGATGGAAAGCACGAACGTGGGCGTTGACCTGGCCAGGCTGAAACCGACCTGTGAGATGGTCGCTGCGGCGGCAGGAGCCAGCAAGGCGGAAGCGATTATCGCGATCCTGAGGCACACGAGGCACTACCTGCTGGTGACCGATCAAGGAGCAGCGGAAAGAATGCTACGCATTCTTACGGAATAA
- a CDS encoding FecR family protein, giving the protein MTLNHLKSSTLLRLLLVLALVLSLACSASAESYEADTMRLLRHEGTVEIFDVQGNPRFLLDNVRFASGEAMRTGADGLASVGLDDSKIVTLDHDTRVEFVQEAEHILLNLTEGSIFLDVSKKLDMNEALDIQTTTMTVGIRGTIVFASSRQDPGTGTEAVTLGVLEGTAEVNYVDQAGSNRVLPVPAGSKVTLSEVLQHSIEGRQETSEAVKEGEVIIKQRVIKEDGTVSVSPLTSEDIDGFVKEQIVAQDDMQRIIDGFENGADLLDGLIVETVGEEDKEEYPFPADGDWTVTSGITIAAQSASKLYDGTPLTRPSDALVYGLPAEFNISVGCTGSITDAGSTSNVVSSYGISNSRGENVTSHFPNIQTIAGSLVVDPAPVTVWTGSAEKEYDGKPLTCEDAGIRTISGYTSDMPSWQNTSLVTETALGSEQMIAVSGCMLIHGTNPITGETKELTLHAGQRLSVALDNNGSGDSLDFQIDNLSEDDLPVEILRIYAQNPDLLAQACTDTGWDPEKIEKRIAELPASEESSVIVNGLQVPGSAKDGLMNDSANVRITVDTRITNYSTRALTSKEADFRPIVVDPSIKVTATGSQTEVGESKNTYEIDWGTADKNNYTLSEDLGTLKVTEKEANFGRVTISAPTLEKVYDGQPLQADEASADGLPLGYTFEASVSGSQTKVGESESKITSYKILDPTGRDVTNSFPVTTKNGKLTVKALNVSISCGGTSASYDGSTYLPAPVLTYRNGAHAGETVTAVREASASGQIREGASASASMSESGSMTYRFTLFTGDSIEVLISGMGTDAGSYTLTGTITMASANISNMDFTFANTTLTIEPAELIITTESAEKVYDGTPLTCDKYTIEGLQGDDTVTVKMTGTQTEIGESRNKCVIVWDNANVNNYTVSENLGTLTVKAPAETPTPTPTPTPTPTPTPTPTPTPAPTLVFNLGGGSYEYNSDFDIRPSLNANGTVLDPTSMTMDDGSYTATFTLPDGATATLSVSTGGFTYDSGVGTYILTGSASVSGGSTAYAEPTYTNTSITITPMILNVYSPDITKVYDGENYDGCTDDLSDYPELLQAWTLGSGDNVDAGTYDNEIDYYMFVNEDEQNNYLVQCHPGTVTINKRPAVIISDTQEQVYNGTALENGDYYQDGFVEGENVVVNVTGSQTDVGTSDNTFTYTAWEGTNLDNYDITATFGTLTVTKRPVTFTSGSAEKYYDGEPLTNDAVTVSGSGFAPGEGAAFTVTGSQTDVGSSDNIFTYTMNSGTNKDNYEITEEYGTLSVKQIEIIAYVSARIVANSDEKKYDGSPLTNSGYTCYEFPDGYTVTATVEGSQTNVGESENTITSYQILDENGQPVDRLPNQNVNVIAGKLKVTPATVVIDCVYDATVEQGHWYDTYPFVYVNGSLTTEVDGSFYKFKLYNGDIITVDLTDIPPYDAPPNTYTIGHTATIDSANPGNYSVSFTNYTFTIVEPGTLTNNDDG; this is encoded by the coding sequence ATGACTCTGAACCATCTTAAATCATCAACTCTTCTCCGCCTCCTTCTGGTGCTGGCGCTGGTGCTCTCCCTGGCCTGTTCCGCTTCCGCGGAATCCTATGAGGCCGATACCATGCGCCTCCTTCGCCATGAAGGTACGGTGGAGATCTTTGACGTCCAGGGCAATCCCCGTTTCCTGCTGGACAACGTCCGCTTCGCCAGCGGCGAAGCCATGCGGACCGGTGCGGACGGCCTGGCTTCTGTCGGCCTGGATGACAGCAAGATCGTCACCCTGGATCATGATACCCGGGTGGAATTCGTCCAGGAGGCGGAGCATATTCTCCTGAACCTGACCGAGGGCTCCATTTTCCTGGATGTATCCAAAAAGCTGGACATGAATGAGGCCCTGGATATCCAAACCACCACCATGACAGTCGGTATCCGCGGTACCATCGTCTTCGCCAGCAGCAGGCAGGATCCCGGTACCGGCACCGAAGCGGTCACCCTCGGTGTTCTGGAGGGCACAGCTGAGGTCAACTATGTGGATCAGGCCGGTTCCAACCGTGTTCTTCCCGTCCCCGCCGGCAGCAAGGTAACCCTTAGCGAAGTTCTCCAGCATAGTATTGAAGGCAGACAGGAGACTTCTGAGGCCGTTAAAGAAGGCGAGGTCATTATCAAACAGAGAGTAATAAAAGAAGACGGTACAGTTTCCGTCTCCCCCTTAACCTCTGAAGATATCGATGGTTTTGTGAAAGAGCAGATCGTCGCGCAGGACGATATGCAGCGTATCATCGATGGTTTTGAAAACGGTGCGGATCTTCTCGACGGTCTCATCGTTGAGACCGTCGGTGAAGAGGATAAGGAGGAGTATCCCTTCCCTGCTGACGGAGACTGGACCGTCACCAGCGGCATCACCATCGCTGCCCAGTCCGCCAGTAAGCTGTATGACGGCACTCCCCTGACCCGTCCCTCGGACGCCCTGGTCTACGGCCTGCCCGCCGAGTTCAATATTTCTGTCGGCTGCACCGGCTCCATCACCGATGCCGGCAGCACCTCCAACGTGGTTTCTTCCTACGGCATCTCCAACTCTCGCGGGGAGAACGTCACCAGCCACTTCCCGAATATCCAGACCATTGCTGGCAGCCTGGTCGTTGATCCGGCGCCCGTCACCGTATGGACCGGCAGTGCCGAAAAGGAATATGACGGCAAACCCCTCACCTGTGAGGATGCCGGCATCAGGACCATCTCCGGATATACTTCCGATATGCCCTCCTGGCAGAACACCTCCCTGGTAACCGAAACCGCCCTGGGCAGCGAGCAGATGATCGCTGTCAGCGGCTGCATGCTGATTCACGGCACCAACCCCATCACCGGTGAAACCAAGGAGCTCACCCTGCATGCCGGCCAGCGCCTTTCCGTCGCCCTGGATAACAACGGATCCGGCGACAGCCTTGATTTCCAGATCGATAACCTGTCCGAGGATGACCTCCCCGTGGAAATCCTGCGGATCTATGCCCAGAACCCGGATCTTCTGGCCCAGGCCTGTACGGATACCGGCTGGGATCCGGAAAAGATCGAAAAGCGCATTGCCGAACTTCCCGCATCGGAAGAATCCAGCGTCATCGTCAACGGCCTGCAGGTTCCCGGTTCCGCCAAAGACGGCCTCATGAACGACTCGGCCAACGTCCGGATCACCGTTGATACCCGGATCACCAATTACAGCACCCGTGCCCTGACCAGCAAGGAAGCAGACTTCAGGCCCATCGTTGTCGATCCGTCCATCAAGGTCACCGCCACCGGCTCCCAGACCGAAGTCGGTGAGAGCAAGAACACCTATGAGATCGACTGGGGCACCGCGGATAAGAATAACTATACCCTCTCCGAGGACCTGGGTACCCTGAAGGTCACGGAAAAGGAAGCTAACTTCGGCCGGGTGACCATCTCCGCTCCTACCCTGGAGAAGGTCTATGACGGCCAGCCCCTGCAAGCGGACGAAGCGTCCGCGGACGGCCTGCCCCTCGGCTACACCTTCGAGGCGTCTGTCTCCGGTTCCCAGACCAAAGTCGGCGAAAGCGAATCAAAGATTACTTCCTATAAAATCCTTGACCCCACCGGCAGGGACGTCACCAATTCCTTCCCGGTCACTACGAAGAACGGCAAGCTGACCGTCAAGGCTTTGAACGTCTCTATCAGCTGCGGCGGGACTTCCGCGTCCTATGACGGAAGCACCTATCTCCCAGCCCCCGTGCTCACCTACCGGAACGGCGCGCACGCGGGCGAGACTGTCACCGCCGTCCGTGAAGCATCCGCTTCCGGTCAGATCAGGGAAGGCGCTTCCGCGTCTGCGTCCATGTCCGAATCCGGAAGTATGACTTACCGCTTCACCCTCTTCACCGGGGACAGCATTGAGGTTCTGATCTCCGGCATGGGCACCGACGCCGGTTCCTATACTCTGACCGGAACCATCACCATGGCGTCGGCCAATATCTCCAATATGGACTTCACCTTTGCCAACACCACCCTGACCATTGAGCCCGCTGAGCTGATCATCACCACCGAATCCGCGGAGAAGGTCTATGACGGCACTCCCCTCACCTGTGACAAGTACACCATTGAGGGGCTGCAGGGTGATGACACCGTCACCGTCAAGATGACTGGCACCCAGACCGAGATCGGTGAAAGCAGGAACAAGTGCGTCATCGTCTGGGATAACGCCAATGTCAACAACTACACCGTAAGCGAAAACCTGGGCACCCTCACCGTGAAGGCCCCGGCGGAAACACCGACGCCGACCCCCACTCCCACTCCTACTCCGACGCCTACCCCCACGCCGACTCCCACTCCGGCACCCACCCTCGTCTTCAACCTGGGTGGCGGCTCCTACGAATATAACAGTGATTTCGATATCCGTCCTTCCCTTAACGCGAACGGCACTGTCCTGGATCCCACGAGTATGACTATGGATGACGGTTCCTATACCGCCACCTTCACCCTGCCGGACGGTGCCACCGCCACACTGTCCGTTTCCACGGGCGGCTTCACCTATGACAGCGGCGTCGGCACCTACATCCTGACCGGTTCCGCCTCTGTTTCCGGCGGATCCACCGCCTACGCGGAACCCACATACACCAATACTTCGATCACCATCACCCCGATGATCCTCAACGTGTATTCGCCTGATATAACCAAGGTCTATGACGGCGAAAATTACGATGGGTGCACGGATGACCTGAGCGATTATCCGGAACTGCTCCAGGCCTGGACCCTGGGCTCCGGTGACAATGTTGATGCGGGCACCTACGACAACGAGATCGACTATTATATGTTTGTCAATGAGGATGAGCAGAACAACTACCTCGTCCAGTGCCATCCCGGCACCGTCACCATCAACAAGCGTCCTGCCGTCATCATCAGTGACACTCAGGAACAGGTCTACAACGGCACTGCCCTTGAAAACGGAGATTATTATCAGGACGGCTTTGTCGAAGGTGAAAATGTAGTAGTCAATGTCACCGGTTCCCAGACTGACGTCGGCACCAGTGATAACACCTTCACCTATACCGCCTGGGAAGGCACCAACCTCGACAACTACGATATCACCGCCACCTTCGGTACCCTCACCGTTACCAAACGTCCCGTCACCTTTACCAGCGGCAGCGCCGAAAAATACTACGATGGTGAGCCTCTCACAAATGATGCAGTTACCGTATCCGGTTCCGGATTCGCCCCGGGTGAAGGAGCTGCTTTTACTGTCACCGGTTCCCAGACTGATGTCGGTTCCAGTGATAACATCTTCACTTATACGATGAACTCAGGCACAAATAAGGATAACTATGAGATCACCGAGGAATATGGTACCCTCTCTGTGAAGCAAATTGAAATCATAGCTTATGTGAGTGCCAGAATCGTAGCCAATAGCGACGAGAAAAAGTATGACGGCAGCCCGCTGACAAACTCCGGCTACACATGTTATGAGTTCCCGGATGGATATACAGTTACCGCCACGGTAGAGGGCAGTCAGACCAATGTCGGTGAAAGTGAAAATACGATTACTTCTTATCAGATTCTTGATGAAAACGGCCAGCCTGTTGACAGGCTCCCTAATCAAAACGTCAATGTTATTGCAGGCAAGCTGAAAGTCACACCCGCCACAGTAGTTATTGACTGCGTTTATGACGCTACCGTTGAGCAAGGCCATTGGTATGACACATATCCGTTTGTTTACGTAAATGGTTCTCTGACGACAGAAGTAGACGGTAGTTTTTACAAGTTTAAGCTTTACAATGGTGATATCATCACTGTTGATCTCACAGATATTCCTCCCTATGACGCTCCGCCGAATACATACACCATTGGCCACACTGCCACAATCGACTCCGCAAATCCTGGCAACTATTCCGTCTCCTTCACCAACTATACCTTCACC